Proteins from one Oncorhynchus tshawytscha isolate Ot180627B linkage group LG16, Otsh_v2.0, whole genome shotgun sequence genomic window:
- the LOC112216134 gene encoding high mobility group protein HMG-I/HMG-Y isoform X1 — protein MSDKGTISTKEGAEKRGRGRPRKQPPVKSGSDEPSGSPTPKRPRGRPKGSKNKTVTKGKKTPAASTAGMKRRGRPKKEEKEEQTAKESSSEEGEEEEDQ, from the exons ATGAGTGATAAGGGCACCATTTCAACAAAAGAGGGAGCAGAGAAGAGGGGACGTGGAAGGCCAAGGAAACAGCCACCGGTGAAAAGTGGTTCTGAT GAGCCCAGTGGGTCCCCTACCCCAAAGAGGCCCAGGGGAAGGCCAAAAGGCAGCAAGAACAAGACTGTCACCAAGGGCAAG AAGACACCAGCAGCCTCAACTGCAGGGATGAAACGCAGGGGAAGACCTAAGAAGGAG GAAAAGGAGGAACAGACAGCCAAGGAATCATCatctgaagaaggagaggaggaggaagaccagTAA
- the LOC112216132 gene encoding small integral membrane protein 29 — translation MNSTTQPPAPIDRDVAVSSLLVPFFLITFIGIAAAVVLYVRKKRRIDRLRHQLLPVYTYDPSEELHEVEQEMLWKEEDTKVVKGWARSYQQQRPLLMKDTHA, via the exons ATGAACAGCACTACTCAGCCCCCTGCCCCCATAGACAGGGATGTGGCAGTCAGCTCattgttggtaccattcttcCTGATCACCTTCATCGGGATAGCTGCAGCTGTG GTGCTGTATGTGCGCAAGAAGAGAAG AATTGACAGGCTTCGGCACCAGTTGCTTCCAGTCTATACTTACGACCCCTCTGAagaattacatgaagttgaaCAGGAAATGCTGTGGAAAGAGGAAGATACTAAG GTGGTGAAGGGTTGGGCACGATCATACCAGCAGCAAAGACCCCTGTTGATGAAAGATACCCATGCATGA
- the LOC112216134 gene encoding high mobility group protein HMG-I/HMG-Y isoform X2, whose protein sequence is MSDKGTISTKEGAEKRGRGRPRKQPPVKSGSDEPSGSPTPKRPRGRPKGSKNKTVTKGKKTPAASTAGMKRRGRPKKEIVLMRNCSVLMRN, encoded by the exons ATGAGTGATAAGGGCACCATTTCAACAAAAGAGGGAGCAGAGAAGAGGGGACGTGGAAGGCCAAGGAAACAGCCACCGGTGAAAAGTGGTTCTGAT GAGCCCAGTGGGTCCCCTACCCCAAAGAGGCCCAGGGGAAGGCCAAAAGGCAGCAAGAACAAGACTGTCACCAAGGGCAAG AAGACACCAGCAGCCTCAACTGCAGGGATGAAACGCAGGGGAAGACCTAAGAAGGAG ATAGTTCTGATGAGGAATTGTTCAGTTCTGATGAGGAATTGA